GGAGCTTTTGTTGATTTAGGTGGAGTGGACGGATTAGTTCATGTGTCTGAAATTTCACATGCTCATGTGTCAAAACCATCCGATGTTTTAACTTCTGGTGAAGAAGTGACCGTAAAAGTATTAAGCGTTGACCCAGAAAAAGAACGTGTGTCATTGTCAATTAAAGAAACATTGCCTGGACCATGGGATGATATTGAATCAAAAGCAAGTGTTGGTTCAGTCTTGGAAGGAACAGTGAAACGATTGACAACGTTTGGGGCATTCGTTGAGGTATTACCAGGCGTTGAAGGATTGGTTCATATTTCTCAAATCTCACACAAACATATTGCAACACCTCATGAAGAATTAAATGAAGGTGACGTAGTCCAAGTGAAAGTACTTGATGTGTCTGAAGAAAATAGACGTATTGGACTAAGTATTAAAGCCCTACAAGAAAAAGAAGACGAAGTAGTCGTAGAAGAAGACGATTATGTTATGCCAGAAGAGTCAACAGGCTTTACATTAGGTGATGTGTTAGGTGAAGATTTAACAGGTAAATAAAAAAACGTCAGCTTACGAGCTGACTTTTTTTATGAATTATTTGACATTTACCTTGCACCAACCGTGGCTTCGGGTTAAACTACATAAGGATAAAAAAGTAAAAGGATAAAGGAGGAATGACTATGTCAATCCCTACACTAGCGATTGTTGGACGTCCAAACGTTGGAAAATCAACCCTGTTCAATCGTATGGCTGGAGAGAGAATTTCTATCGTGGAAGATGTTCCTGGTGTCACTCGTGATAGAATTTATGCCCATTCTGAATGGTTGGGACGTGAATTTAGCATTATTGATACTGGTGGAATCGAGATGAGTGATGAGCCTTTTATGGATCAAATTAAACACCAAGCTCAAATAGCTATTGAAGAAGCAGATGTGATTATTTTAGTGACAAGTGGTCGTGAAGGAGTCACTGATGCGGATGAATATGTGGCTAAGATATTATATAAAAGTGATAAACCAGTCATTTTAGCAGTAAATAAAGTAGATAATCCTGAAATGCGTAGTGATATTTATGAATTCTATTCACTTGGATTAGGCGAACCAATCCCTGTTTCAGGAAGTCACGGTATTGGCTTAGGGGACGTATTAGATGAAGCCATTAAACATTTTAAACCAGTTGAAGCTGAGGAAGAAGACGATATTATTCGTTTTAGTTTGATTGGTCGACCAAATGTTGGAAAATCATCTCTTATTAATGCCATACTAGGTGAAGATAGAGTAATCGTTTCTAACGTTGCTGGAACGACACGTGATGCGATTGATACGTCTTTTGTATCAAATACAGGCCAAGAGTTTATCATGATTGATACTGCTGGTATGAGAAAAAAAGGTAAAGTCTATGAAAACACAGAAAAATATAGTGCGATGCGTGCAATGCGTGCGATCGACCGCTCTGATGTAGTATTAGTTGTATTGAACGCAGAAGAAGGAATCCGCGAGTACGATAAACGGATTGCTGGATTTGCTCATGATGCAGGGAAGGGTATTGTGATTGTTGTCAATAAATGGGATACATTAGATAAAGACAATCATACGATGAAAGAATTTGAAGAAGACATTCGCTCTGAATTCAGATACCTTGATTATGCCCCAATAGTCTATGTATCAGCTAAGACAAAACAACGTTTGCATCAATTACCTGAAATCATTGAGACCGTGAGTCAAAATCAAACATTACGTATTCCATCATCTATTTTAAATGATGTGATTATGGATGCAGTGGCAATCAACCCAACACCGACTGACAAAGGGAAACGTTTGAAGATATTTTATGCGACACAAGTTGCCATCAAACCACCCACCTTTGTTGTGTTTGTTAATGAAGAAGAATTAATGCATTTCTCTTACTCAAGATTTTTAGAAAATCAAATAAGACGTGCTTTCGAGTTTGAAGGAACGCCTATTCGAATCCTTACAAGACGAAGAAAATAGGTTATTTTAACATACTATTTTTATTTTTGCAAAAAAAAATTAAAAAAGCTAAAATATCAATCATTTCTTTGATTAACCTTGCTAAATCAATGTTCTTATGGTATCTTTGTTTAAGAAATATTGTAATCGAATATTTCTACTCATGCCTATTGAGTGATTCAAAAGCATGATTTAGAAAACATGATGTCACATAAAACATCGAATCTTTTTCGAGGAGGTGAAATTAATAATGGCAAATAAAGCAGAATTAATCGAAAAAGTTGCAGAAGCAACTGGATTAACTAAAAAAGATGCGACAGCATCAGTAGACGCTGTATTTACTTCAATTCAAGAATTTTTATCTGAAGGTGAAAAAGTTCAATTAATCGGATTCGGAAACTTCGAAGTACGTGAAAGAGCTGCCCGTAAAGGACGTAACCCACAAACAGGTGAAGAAATTCAAATCGCTGCAAGTAAAGTACCTGCATTTAAACCAGGTAAAGCGTTAAAAGATGCAGTTAAATAAAACTGTTAAAGCAAGTATCGAATTTTTGATACTTGCTTTTTTTTATAAAGTTAAACGAATTTCTAGGAAAAAACATAGAAATCAGATAGAATGGATTAGACAAATAGAATGAGGGTGATTATGATGCATTGGATTTCAGTATTAATCGTAGGAAGTATTATTGGTGCAGTTGCAACATTAATAACAGGAAAAAAAGACTCACAAGGTTGCTTATTTAACCTTGTAGCAGGGTTATTAGGCTCTGCAATCGGACAAAAAATGTTTGGTGATGATTGGGGAGGACAATTAGCTGGTATGGCGTTGGTTCCTTCTATTTTAGGAGCCATTATTATTGTTGCCATTGCTTCTATTTTCCAAAAAAAATAGAACATCACAGATGAAGGAGAAAAAATATGTCATATAGTAAACAAATGTTAGAAGCATTATCATCTGGAGACTTAGCTCAAGCGACGGTTTATTTTAATGAAGCTTTGTCACAGGATTTACCAGAAGAAAAATTACAATTAGCAGATAATTTGTATCAACTAGGCTTTCTTGAAGAAGCGAGCACGTTGTTTAAAGATTTGTTGAGTCTTTATCCTGATGAGGATAGTTTGAAAATATCTTTAGGAGAAATTGCGATTGAAGAAGATAAGCTAGAAGAAGCGTTTGAATGGTTAGAACAAATTAAGCCAAGCAGCGAATTATATGCACAAAGCTTATTGACGTTAGCCGATATTTATCAAATGATGGACATTCCTGAAGTGAGCGAACAAAAATTAAAAGAAGCTAAAACGATACTGCCAAATGAGCCATTGATTGATTTAGCACTAGGAGAATTATATTTCTCAACTGAAAGCTATCAAAATGCTATTATAACGTATGAGATGATAAAAGAAACGTACTCAACCTTTGAGTCGCCAATTGATTTAGATGAGCGTATAGGAGTATCTTTGTCAAGAATTGGGGAGTATGAAGAAGCAGTGACCTTTTTAGAATCTGCTATTAAACAATCTGAAACAGTGGAGCGATTGTTTCAGTTGGCTCTTTGTTACTATCAAATTAGAGAAAATGAACGCAGTATTCAACTTTTAACAAAAGTTAGCGAGATGAATCCTGAATTTAATCAAGTTTATTACCCATTGGCACAAATCCTGTTTGATGAAGGACGATATGATGACGCATTAGAAGTAGCTGAAAAAGGAATTCATGTTAATCCTTATGATGTGTCTGTCTATCATTTAGCGTCAGAAGCATCTTATCAACTAAATCAAAAAGACCAGGCAAAAATGTATTTAGAGGAAGTTATCTCATTGGAATTAGATAGTGATATTTCAAAACTAAAACTAGCTGAACTGTTATTGAAAGAGGAAGAATATGAAGAAGCCATCCATTTAGTTTCGACATTAGATATTTTAGATCAAGGTGAAGCCTATTGGTACTTAGCACAAGCTTATAATGGTTTAGAAGAGTATGCAGATGCGAAAAAATATTATGAGTTAGCTCATCCATATATGGATATTGACGCTGATTTCTTAAAAGATTATGGTATCTTTTTACGAGAAGAAGGACAATTAGACAAATCAAAAGAGGTATTACAAGCCTATTTGACAATGGTTCCAGATGATTTGATGATTGTTACAATGTTGGAAGAGTAGTGAAGAATATGATTAATTTAGAGGACAAACGAGCCTTTATCACCTGGCTAGTGGAAACTATTACGCTAAAAGAAAAAGAAGCTTATTGGATTTTAAATTATTTACTTAATCATGATGCCATACTTAATCGCGTCGTGTTTGTTGAACAAGCAGATAAAACGCCTAGAGGTCTTGTGATAGCCGCTACAAGGGAAAATCAGGATGGACTCGTTTTATTTAAAGAAACCCAGCCTTTTACTGATGCCCAACAAATATTTCATGAGATTAGAATGAATTATAAAGATACCTTATACATCGAAGTTTATTTCGAACATCGTGAATTCAATCAATTGTATCAAACAGTCACAGAAGATAATCCGTTTCTTAGTGCGTTTGATTTGATTCCAACAGAGATGTTTCATCGTATAGAAAACGATTTTAAACAAAAACAATCCGAAAAAGAAGAGGAATATTTATTAACCAAAATAAATGATGCGATTGACTCAAACAATCAACAAGAGTTTATTTATTGGTCAGATGAATACCAAAAAAGAAAAAACAAAAGTGGTGGATAATCTCCCTCACTTTTGTTTTTTTGCTTGTTCATGTAACTCTTGCAATTCTTTATAAGTAAAGCCTTCTCCTGAGACTTCATTGATGTTGAAAAAAGTCATAAAGGCACGCGGATCAATCTCATAACAAATTTCTTTGATACGACTCATCTCAATAATGCTTGCAACACAATAAACCATTTGTCTACTTTCTTTTGAAAAGCCACCTTCGCTATTAATATAGGTTACACCGCGATCTAATTCTTTCATAATGGTATCGCCTATTTGTCTATCATGGTCTGAGACAATAAAAACGGCCTTAGCACCATAGGACGCATCTTGTACAAAATCCACCACTCGGCTGAATACAAAGACAGCAATCAGCGTGTACATCATTTCTTTAAGTGATAAATAGCTTAGAGACAACAGTAAGACACATATATCTAATGTAAACAACGACCGTCCAATCGTCATACCTAAACGTCTCTCGATGATACGAGCAATAATGTCTGTTCCACCAGTCGTCCCACCATATTTATACACGATTCCACTACCAATTCCACCGCAAATCCCTGCAAGAAGTGCGGCAATTAAAATATCGTTATCAACAGAAATGTTTAAAGGTATTTTTTGCCAAACCCACAAGTTTAATGACAAGGATAAGGAACCGACTAATGTTAAAATAAGTGGTTCTAATCCGAGTAACTTTAGTCCAACCAAAATAAGCGGAATATTTAAAATAAGGGTAGTCAGTGCAGGGTCAACATGAAAAAGATTATAGATAATCAATGCAATTCCCGTCATCCCGCCTTCAGCTAACTTGTTTGCTATATTAAAATTAACCAAACCAAAGCTAAAAATACTCGCTCCAATAAAAATCATGATACAATTAATAAAAAATTGCCTGTTTATACGCATAGTTTGCCCCCAAAAACCATATTTACATCATTTAGTTTCATCTTATCATTATTGTCTAAGGAGGGCAACAAGGGCAACAGATAATAAAAACTAGGTGTATTTTGGAATATTTTTAAAAGGAGTTTGTCATGGAAAAAATAGAGAAGTTAACTCAAATGCAAAAAGAAGTGGATGATTACATCCAACAATTTAAAACAGGCTATTTTTCCCCTCTTGCTCAAATGGCAAGATTAACCGAAGAAATGGGAGAATTAGCTAGAGAGATTAATCATTACTACGGAGAAAAATCAAAAAAATTAACTGAGAAGCCAAAAACAGTAGAAGAAGAATTAGGCGATGTTTTCATTGTTCTGTTAATCATGGCGAATTCTTTAGACATTGATTTAACAAAAGTATTTGAAGATAACATGAAAAAGTTTTATGCTAGAGATAGTCATCGCTTTGAACGAGTGGATGAGGGAAAAAGTATGAAGTAGAAAGTTGATAAAAATGAAAATAAATGAGTTACCAATCGAATTTAAACATGCTTTACCGGTTTTAAAAGAACTTAATCGTCATGGTTATGAAGCCTATTTTGTTGGTGGAAGTGTCAGAGATGTGATTCTACATCAGACCATTCATGATGTCGATATTGCAACCAGTGCGTTTCCAGAAGAAATTAAAGAGATATTTCCACGAACAATTGATGTTGGTATTGAACATGGTACAGTCCTTGTTTTATATCATCAAGATCAATATGAAATTACCACATTTCGTACGGAGTCAACCTATCAGGATTATCGACGACCCGATAAGGTGACGTTTGTTAGAACTCTTGAAGAAGATTTAAAACGACGTGATTTCACCATGAATGCCTTAGCTATGACACTTGATGGAGAGATTGTCGATTTATTTGAAGGCATCGAATCCATTCATGAAAAAGAGATTAAAGCAGTCGGGAATCCTGATGAACGGTTTAGTGAAGATGCTCTTCGAATGATGCGCGCCTTGAGATTTGCTAGTCAATTAGATTTTAATATTGAAGTGAAAACAGAAGAGGCGATAGCCAAAAATCATTTATTACTCGAAAAAATTGCCATTGAACGCATTTATATTGAATGGGTTAAATTGTTAATGGGGTCCCATCGGAAAAAAGGATTACGTCCTTTCGTTGAAACA
This genomic stretch from Vagococcus sp. CY52-2 harbors:
- the der gene encoding ribosome biogenesis GTPase Der, which translates into the protein MSIPTLAIVGRPNVGKSTLFNRMAGERISIVEDVPGVTRDRIYAHSEWLGREFSIIDTGGIEMSDEPFMDQIKHQAQIAIEEADVIILVTSGREGVTDADEYVAKILYKSDKPVILAVNKVDNPEMRSDIYEFYSLGLGEPIPVSGSHGIGLGDVLDEAIKHFKPVEAEEEDDIIRFSLIGRPNVGKSSLINAILGEDRVIVSNVAGTTRDAIDTSFVSNTGQEFIMIDTAGMRKKGKVYENTEKYSAMRAMRAIDRSDVVLVVLNAEEGIREYDKRIAGFAHDAGKGIVIVVNKWDTLDKDNHTMKEFEEDIRSEFRYLDYAPIVYVSAKTKQRLHQLPEIIETVSQNQTLRIPSSILNDVIMDAVAINPTPTDKGKRLKIFYATQVAIKPPTFVVFVNEEELMHFSYSRFLENQIRRAFEFEGTPIRILTRRRK
- a CDS encoding HU family DNA-binding protein — translated: MANKAELIEKVAEATGLTKKDATASVDAVFTSIQEFLSEGEKVQLIGFGNFEVRERAARKGRNPQTGEEIQIAASKVPAFKPGKALKDAVK
- a CDS encoding GlsB/YeaQ/YmgE family stress response membrane protein, with the protein product MHWISVLIVGSIIGAVATLITGKKDSQGCLFNLVAGLLGSAIGQKMFGDDWGGQLAGMALVPSILGAIIIVAIASIFQKK
- a CDS encoding tetratricopeptide repeat protein, producing MSYSKQMLEALSSGDLAQATVYFNEALSQDLPEEKLQLADNLYQLGFLEEASTLFKDLLSLYPDEDSLKISLGEIAIEEDKLEEAFEWLEQIKPSSELYAQSLLTLADIYQMMDIPEVSEQKLKEAKTILPNEPLIDLALGELYFSTESYQNAIITYEMIKETYSTFESPIDLDERIGVSLSRIGEYEEAVTFLESAIKQSETVERLFQLALCYYQIRENERSIQLLTKVSEMNPEFNQVYYPLAQILFDEGRYDDALEVAEKGIHVNPYDVSVYHLASEASYQLNQKDQAKMYLEEVISLELDSDISKLKLAELLLKEEEYEEAIHLVSTLDILDQGEAYWYLAQAYNGLEEYADAKKYYELAHPYMDIDADFLKDYGIFLREEGQLDKSKEVLQAYLTMVPDDLMIVTMLEE
- a CDS encoding YpiB family protein, with protein sequence MINLEDKRAFITWLVETITLKEKEAYWILNYLLNHDAILNRVVFVEQADKTPRGLVIAATRENQDGLVLFKETQPFTDAQQIFHEIRMNYKDTLYIEVYFEHREFNQLYQTVTEDNPFLSAFDLIPTEMFHRIENDFKQKQSEKEEEYLLTKINDAIDSNNQQEFIYWSDEYQKRKNKSGG
- a CDS encoding YitT family protein: MRINRQFFINCIMIFIGASIFSFGLVNFNIANKLAEGGMTGIALIIYNLFHVDPALTTLILNIPLILVGLKLLGLEPLILTLVGSLSLSLNLWVWQKIPLNISVDNDILIAALLAGICGGIGSGIVYKYGGTTGGTDIIARIIERRLGMTIGRSLFTLDICVLLLSLSYLSLKEMMYTLIAVFVFSRVVDFVQDASYGAKAVFIVSDHDRQIGDTIMKELDRGVTYINSEGGFSKESRQMVYCVASIIEMSRIKEICYEIDPRAFMTFFNINEVSGEGFTYKELQELHEQAKKQK
- a CDS encoding nucleotide pyrophosphohydrolase, yielding MEKIEKLTQMQKEVDDYIQQFKTGYFSPLAQMARLTEEMGELAREINHYYGEKSKKLTEKPKTVEEELGDVFIVLLIMANSLDIDLTKVFEDNMKKFYARDSHRFERVDEGKSMK
- a CDS encoding CCA tRNA nucleotidyltransferase; this encodes MKINELPIEFKHALPVLKELNRHGYEAYFVGGSVRDVILHQTIHDVDIATSAFPEEIKEIFPRTIDVGIEHGTVLVLYHQDQYEITTFRTESTYQDYRRPDKVTFVRTLEEDLKRRDFTMNALAMTLDGEIVDLFEGIESIHEKEIKAVGNPDERFSEDALRMMRALRFASQLDFNIEVKTEEAIAKNHLLLEKIAIERIYIEWVKLLMGSHRKKGLRPFVETNCYKCCPELSNKKDELMSFSDVTPTMLLTSEELAWSCLLIALKETKIKSFFTKWKASKHLSNVVSQVVTYYNHRLEKDWDAQSLYDAGVEVISLVEQARAFFSLSNDETLYLETYDQLPIKSMTDLSISGRDILSFTNKKPGPWLGNVLSFSEKQVLNGHWENDKATLLKNINEMVVD